From a region of the Vaginimicrobium propionicum genome:
- a CDS encoding type II toxin-antitoxin system RelB/DinJ family antitoxin, whose protein sequence is MANVSFRTDDETKAQAAELFRDLGLDMSTAINMFLRQSIVSNGIPFTPHRESPTSALARAEVESRSGASFRNGAELMADLNEAD, encoded by the coding sequence ATGGCTAATGTTTCTTTCCGGACGGATGATGAGACGAAAGCTCAGGCCGCGGAGTTGTTCCGTGATCTCGGGTTAGATATGAGCACTGCTATCAATATGTTTTTGAGGCAGTCGATTGTTAGCAATGGTATCCCGTTCACGCCACACCGCGAGAGTCCAACTAGCGCCTTGGCGAGAGCTGAAGTTGAGTCTCGCTCTGGTGCTTCGTTTCGAAATGGCGCTGAGCTGATGGCAGATCTCAATGAAGCTGACTAG
- a CDS encoding AAA domain-containing protein — translation MRGLDEIELYLLTCAQLMGAKASDDGDRARLVREKISEIQGNYSLQWYYRYYLHEDLQYGDLHEDLQYDGPANSLPAAKLNLLKAFLQQASRLTGEADVFPLLPEAKFLRENLDSWKNQAQGISEELSNNQEEWFLGENLLNDSQVKAIAKALAYPISFVQGPPGTGKTMMIVRLIALAVEKGMKVAVVSTNGTAVENVYKKLENICSGGEEKYGSRLYEAAKKSVKLGNSNERCNGASYVYPWFKVTCGKGNAGRPFVSFKKEENAPHDYEGIDTPNDKGQRSGWEKRQRFKDFTDDFPVVLCKIHSLKKCFIDGALPDNKFDLVIVDEASQIDLIVGLVALSSAKRMVVVGDEEQLAPIYKNRADLIGRPWQQSKDPHEPVWKEDSWYTAPRWEEGRKQLQNFKGSELEICLDGDRNSTRQDESFLTVTKKVFAQLYGTQDAETFLNVHYRCHPGIFGFSKKLIYEKAKFTCDCQREKARADSKSIRLPEQKNWPVYADVVCPISITWYSGDYREKLASQGDPKESASPQNKRQLEILKFDHLRHVAELLQKGADEGKGATVCVLSPYKRQVEEFSKLLAELLEASNSWNGDEHKESEEGEGTLPELPSGFEFTLKQMNDRVKRLTVHKAQGQEYDAVYLLPVDDGQWEGQWSQGKRLINVAVSRAKNELHVILSTKMLDYERQVELTGSFTPVKYPVPKDPNEGELYLRLLERYVRCTQGKNYQHELFGIRQTSVRSILDDLTRYQTPDDNDKEGSAPEDCVQVELAKVLAKINSSLDTEVELYREVVIGKKEDAKAGSENTEDPHRAPDIQEEKNQAHLTLAGEIVDAKKLIDKVRGKRFDFCLADKKTKRILLIIEVDGENHRNPNNEKIKESDRLKNEFIEKIGGEVLNPENSSTQPSKYPILLRIPTDGTSKWETDDLLKTGRNQQRATCVEHQDLNLDTLKLANFEDYQARTIEALIKLAQKKAHENPVTLVVEPEEENETGPSREGGEFKRLLQFQEEWKKLEAKWGEKGVPVPEVMKCDAVFAEVEQPWMNLQKALEKQGFLEKCIDEENRWRPTPAGKALGLRRYVDQDKTGKKFSNLEYSRTARVYLRYNLHSILGDPRKERLQPDNR, via the coding sequence ATGAGAGGCTTAGATGAAATTGAACTGTATCTTTTGACGTGCGCGCAACTGATGGGGGCTAAAGCGAGTGATGATGGAGATAGAGCTCGTTTAGTTAGAGAAAAAATCTCGGAAATTCAAGGGAACTATTCTCTTCAATGGTATTACCGGTATTACCTGCATGAAGATCTGCAATACGGCGACCTGCATGAAGATCTGCAATACGACGGTCCTGCAAATTCATTGCCTGCAGCAAAGCTAAATCTACTGAAAGCGTTTTTGCAACAGGCGTCGCGTCTGACGGGGGAAGCTGATGTGTTCCCACTATTGCCTGAAGCTAAATTTCTACGAGAAAACCTTGATTCATGGAAGAATCAAGCTCAAGGCATCTCAGAGGAGCTTAGCAACAATCAGGAAGAATGGTTTCTAGGTGAAAATCTATTAAACGACTCACAGGTAAAAGCAATCGCTAAAGCCCTCGCTTATCCGATTTCTTTTGTGCAAGGCCCTCCCGGCACCGGGAAAACGATGATGATCGTTCGCCTTATCGCATTGGCTGTCGAAAAGGGGATGAAAGTCGCAGTTGTTTCCACCAACGGAACTGCTGTCGAAAATGTTTATAAGAAGCTCGAAAACATTTGTTCTGGTGGGGAAGAAAAATACGGTAGCCGTCTTTACGAGGCTGCAAAGAAAAGCGTCAAGTTAGGCAACTCAAACGAGCGTTGTAATGGAGCCTCGTATGTCTATCCATGGTTTAAGGTGACCTGCGGAAAAGGAAATGCAGGGAGACCATTCGTTTCCTTTAAAAAGGAAGAGAACGCGCCGCATGACTATGAAGGAATAGACACCCCGAATGACAAGGGGCAGCGCTCAGGATGGGAGAAGAGGCAGCGGTTCAAGGACTTTACCGACGATTTTCCGGTCGTGTTGTGCAAGATTCACTCACTTAAAAAGTGTTTCATCGACGGGGCTTTGCCAGACAATAAATTTGATCTTGTCATTGTAGATGAAGCATCACAAATCGATTTGATCGTCGGGCTAGTTGCGTTGAGTTCCGCCAAACGCATGGTTGTTGTTGGCGATGAAGAACAGCTCGCCCCGATATACAAAAATCGCGCAGATCTTATCGGGCGTCCTTGGCAACAGAGCAAAGACCCGCATGAACCCGTATGGAAGGAAGACAGCTGGTATACCGCTCCCCGCTGGGAAGAAGGCCGGAAGCAACTTCAGAATTTCAAAGGTTCTGAACTGGAGATCTGCCTTGATGGAGACAGAAACAGCACTCGCCAGGACGAAAGTTTTCTCACTGTCACGAAAAAAGTGTTTGCGCAGCTGTATGGAACTCAGGATGCTGAAACCTTCCTCAATGTTCATTATCGATGCCACCCAGGGATCTTTGGTTTTTCGAAAAAGCTCATTTACGAAAAGGCAAAGTTCACGTGTGACTGCCAAAGGGAAAAAGCTAGGGCAGATAGTAAATCTATCCGTCTCCCCGAGCAAAAGAATTGGCCTGTATATGCAGACGTTGTTTGCCCCATATCAATTACGTGGTACTCAGGTGACTATCGGGAGAAGCTAGCTTCACAAGGAGATCCGAAAGAAAGTGCAAGCCCACAGAATAAACGCCAACTAGAAATCTTGAAATTCGATCATCTTCGTCACGTAGCAGAGTTGCTGCAAAAAGGTGCCGATGAAGGGAAAGGCGCGACTGTCTGTGTTCTTTCTCCTTATAAACGGCAGGTGGAAGAATTTTCGAAACTGCTAGCTGAGTTACTTGAGGCCTCCAACAGCTGGAATGGGGATGAACACAAAGAATCTGAAGAAGGTGAGGGTACTCTACCGGAGCTTCCGTCAGGATTCGAATTCACATTAAAACAGATGAATGATAGAGTTAAACGCCTTACCGTTCACAAAGCTCAAGGCCAGGAATATGACGCGGTTTATCTGCTCCCAGTCGACGATGGCCAATGGGAAGGCCAATGGAGTCAGGGAAAAAGGTTAATCAACGTCGCCGTATCTCGAGCGAAGAATGAATTACATGTAATCCTGTCTACGAAAATGTTGGATTACGAAAGACAAGTTGAGCTCACAGGCAGTTTTACGCCAGTAAAGTACCCCGTGCCTAAAGATCCAAACGAGGGGGAGCTCTACTTACGACTACTAGAACGATACGTTCGTTGTACTCAAGGAAAAAATTATCAGCACGAACTATTCGGGATCCGCCAAACAAGCGTTCGGTCGATCCTCGATGATCTGACCCGCTACCAAACACCTGACGATAATGACAAAGAAGGATCAGCCCCAGAAGATTGCGTGCAAGTTGAGCTGGCAAAAGTGTTGGCCAAAATCAATTCGTCTCTAGATACCGAAGTCGAACTTTACCGAGAAGTCGTAATCGGTAAAAAAGAAGACGCTAAGGCGGGGTCTGAAAACACCGAAGATCCTCACAGAGCCCCGGATATACAAGAAGAAAAAAATCAAGCCCATCTAACGCTGGCCGGAGAAATAGTCGACGCCAAAAAGTTGATTGACAAGGTTAGAGGAAAAAGGTTCGATTTTTGCTTGGCCGACAAGAAAACAAAAAGAATTTTACTCATCATCGAAGTAGATGGCGAAAACCATCGAAATCCAAATAATGAGAAAATCAAAGAAAGCGACAGATTAAAGAACGAATTCATCGAAAAAATCGGCGGAGAGGTCTTGAACCCAGAGAACTCTTCCACCCAACCAAGCAAGTATCCGATTCTGCTCAGAATCCCGACGGACGGAACCTCCAAATGGGAGACGGATGATCTGCTTAAAACTGGACGCAACCAACAACGAGCAACTTGTGTAGAACATCAAGATCTCAATCTAGATACCCTAAAGCTAGCTAATTTTGAGGACTACCAAGCCCGCACGATAGAAGCGTTGATCAAATTAGCTCAGAAGAAAGCTCACGAAAATCCCGTAACCCTCGTCGTTGAGCCGGAAGAAGAAAACGAGACTGGCCCTTCACGGGAAGGAGGCGAATTCAAACGGCTTCTCCAGTTCCAGGAAGAGTGGAAAAAATTGGAAGCTAAGTGGGGCGAAAAAGGAGTTCCAGTTCCCGAAGTTATGAAGTGTGACGCTGTCTTCGCTGAAGTGGAGCAACCTTGGATGAATTTGCAAAAAGCCCTAGAAAAACAAGGGTTCTTAGAGAAATGCATTGACGAAGAGAACCGCTGGAGGCCAACGCCAGCAGGTAAAGCACTCGGATTACGTAGGTACGTAGATCAAGACAAAACAGGCAAAAAATTTTCCAACCTCGAATACTCCAGAACGGCCAGGGTTTACTTGCGCTATAACTTACATTCAATTCTCGGGGATCCTAGAAAAGAACGCTTGCAACCCGATAATCGCTAA
- a CDS encoding Abi family protein — MAGKPWTSINRQIQILAERGLSDAPDFERYLSQVGYYRLSGYTYPLRQYASKKQDTKQEGNPRRRLDSFVPGARMSHVIALYEFDEQLRLALWQALSKLEIALRFDIGHTFGKTDPYLHMHVSKLWKTGSRRARAQKFVKKLADTQQRSSEEFVKHHHLAYHDQMPIWVITEILEFGSLANLYSLAPFEQRRQVADQYQARSDELESWLRVMNYLRNICAHHARLWNRQVVIRPSIKYRRKDPNLSPCLGRDDKIFASLTLAAYLLKHKNLTGQISLIASALSNFPPDIPQCQITDTGAPRHWQTLPIWSKYCP; from the coding sequence ATGGCGGGTAAACCCTGGACAAGCATCAACAGGCAAATCCAGATACTGGCTGAGCGGGGGTTGAGCGACGCGCCTGATTTTGAACGTTATTTGTCTCAGGTGGGCTACTACCGGCTTTCAGGCTACACATACCCACTACGCCAATACGCAAGCAAGAAACAAGACACTAAACAAGAAGGTAATCCGCGTCGGCGTCTTGATTCTTTTGTGCCAGGCGCACGAATGAGCCACGTTATCGCGCTTTATGAGTTTGACGAGCAGTTACGCCTAGCGTTGTGGCAGGCGCTTTCAAAGCTAGAGATAGCCTTACGCTTCGATATCGGGCACACCTTCGGTAAGACTGACCCGTATCTGCACATGCATGTAAGCAAGCTGTGGAAAACCGGGTCGCGGCGTGCCAGAGCCCAGAAATTCGTTAAGAAACTGGCTGACACCCAGCAGCGTTCTAGCGAGGAATTCGTTAAACACCACCATCTGGCCTATCACGATCAAATGCCGATCTGGGTCATCACCGAGATCTTAGAGTTCGGATCTTTAGCCAACCTGTATTCGCTGGCTCCTTTTGAGCAACGACGGCAAGTGGCAGACCAATACCAGGCCAGATCTGACGAATTGGAATCATGGCTACGAGTCATGAATTACCTACGTAATATTTGCGCACACCACGCCAGACTATGGAATCGGCAAGTAGTCATTCGACCCTCAATTAAATACCGCAGGAAAGACCCTAACCTGAGTCCTTGTTTAGGTCGCGACGACAAAATATTTGCCAGCCTCACCCTGGCCGCATACCTGCTAAAGCACAAGAACCTAACCGGGCAGATAAGCCTTATAGCCTCCGCGCTATCTAATTTCCCACCCGACATTCCACAATGCCAGATCACCGATACCGGTGCGCCACGACACTGGCAAACCCTTCCGATCTGGTCAAAATACTGCCCCTAA